One Phocaeicola dorei genomic region harbors:
- a CDS encoding SusC/RagA family TonB-linked outer membrane protein, with protein MLKRLKSVSMLLFLMGASTGAAYAVANPGVTDVKITQQSGTCTGVVKDATGETVIGASVVVKGTTNGTITGIDGDFSLSGVKKGDIIQISFVGYQTVEVPWNGQPLNVTLQDDTQTLQEVVVTALGIKREKKALGYAMQEVKGDALVAARETNLANALSGKVSGVQIIRSSNGPAGSSKIQLRGSNSVTGLNQPLIVVDGVPLDNFTGADNNDMWNPSTDMGNGLSDINSEDIESMSVLKGASAAALYGSRAGNGVILITTKKGTKSEGLGVTFSGSVSVENVFMKPERQTIFGQGSNGIFNATSSSNWGPAITGQSYTDWNGRTQNMQYFDNVANFFKTGVNLTENIAFSQQFDRTSVYLSATRMDDFSKIPGAEYSRTNLMSRITSSFGKDNRWSVDAKVQYILSDATNRPISGARSDNYFYSMYMMPISLDIREFKQAKNPEDGKMYWWEKGSGQNPYWAKDYNTNQDKRNRFLLNGSLKYQITDWLNAEIKAGSDMYFTETETKLYAGSPSSENGRYSFGEQKFYENNFSFLVTAQKDRVLGDFGGVFTFGGNLMERKSTGVSNSVSALTVPDLFWLTNSTDSNRSISQTYTHRKTNSLYGTLGVNYDGWAFLDLTGRNDWSSTLSKSNRSFFYPSISASWVISDMINNRGKGMPEWFTYAKARVSFAQVGNDLDPYQLYNVYGIGSIYETGGTSASVSGSTLFNEDVRSELISSWEAGAEVRFFNNRLGLDVAWYKSNAKRQLLNLPMNSLSGFSSMKINAGNIQNSGVEIMLNATPVQTKEFTWDTQVNFSTNKNKIIELADGINEYTLGTYDNLKILAVAGGNYGEIWGTTYLRVTDENSPYYGKMLLNDAGLPQGDSKIQKIGDQQATCLVGWTNTFSYKNFTLSFLVDARIGGEIFSGSNRMLQANGVAACTVVNGKRDKFVVDGVIADGNGGYSPSTIEVEPQSYWTAVTGSTGNMGIGEANLYDATNVRLRNVSLNYTFPRKMLAKGPFQQVKLGMSCNNVWMIHSNLHGIDPESVFATSTNATGFENASSPTSRTFLFNVTLGF; from the coding sequence ATGTTAAAACGACTAAAATCAGTCAGTATGTTGCTGTTCCTAATGGGTGCCTCTACCGGAGCAGCATACGCGGTCGCCAATCCCGGCGTTACCGATGTGAAAATCACACAACAAAGTGGTACATGTACAGGAGTTGTCAAGGATGCTACGGGTGAAACTGTCATTGGTGCATCTGTAGTAGTGAAAGGTACGACTAATGGTACTATTACCGGTATTGATGGCGACTTTTCATTATCTGGAGTGAAGAAAGGGGATATTATCCAAATTTCATTCGTGGGATATCAGACTGTTGAAGTTCCCTGGAATGGTCAACCTTTGAATGTAACATTACAAGATGACACACAAACGCTACAGGAAGTGGTAGTAACCGCTCTCGGCATCAAACGCGAAAAGAAAGCATTAGGTTATGCCATGCAGGAGGTAAAAGGTGATGCATTGGTAGCAGCTCGCGAAACAAACTTAGCCAATGCTCTTTCCGGTAAAGTATCCGGTGTTCAAATCATCCGTTCAAGTAATGGTCCTGCCGGTTCTTCTAAGATTCAGCTTCGTGGTAGTAATTCTGTAACGGGTTTGAACCAGCCGTTAATTGTTGTAGACGGAGTACCCTTGGATAATTTTACTGGAGCCGACAACAATGATATGTGGAATCCATCTACTGATATGGGTAACGGTTTATCGGATATCAACTCCGAAGATATTGAATCAATGTCTGTTTTGAAAGGTGCATCTGCTGCTGCGCTTTATGGTTCGCGTGCAGGTAATGGTGTTATCCTGATTACAACAAAGAAGGGTACTAAGAGCGAGGGGCTTGGTGTTACATTTTCCGGATCCGTTTCGGTGGAAAATGTATTTATGAAACCCGAACGACAAACTATTTTCGGTCAAGGTTCTAATGGCATTTTCAATGCAACCTCTAGTTCTAACTGGGGACCAGCTATTACAGGTCAAAGCTATACAGACTGGAACGGACGTACTCAAAATATGCAATATTTTGACAATGTAGCTAATTTCTTTAAGACAGGTGTGAATTTAACTGAAAATATCGCTTTTTCGCAACAGTTTGATAGGACATCCGTTTATTTATCAGCTACCCGTATGGACGATTTCAGCAAGATTCCAGGGGCAGAGTATAGCCGTACTAACTTAATGTCACGTATCACTTCGTCATTTGGTAAAGATAATCGTTGGAGTGTGGATGCCAAAGTACAATATATTTTGTCTGATGCTACCAATCGTCCTATATCCGGTGCGCGCTCGGACAACTATTTCTATTCCATGTACATGATGCCTATTTCTTTGGATATAAGAGAGTTTAAACAGGCCAAAAATCCAGAAGATGGAAAAATGTATTGGTGGGAGAAAGGCAGTGGTCAGAATCCATATTGGGCAAAAGATTACAATACCAATCAAGACAAACGTAATCGCTTTTTGCTGAATGGTTCGTTGAAATATCAGATTACAGATTGGTTGAACGCAGAAATTAAAGCAGGTAGTGATATGTATTTCACAGAAACAGAAACCAAACTGTATGCTGGCAGTCCTTCATCAGAAAACGGTCGTTATTCTTTTGGTGAACAAAAATTCTATGAAAATAATTTCAGTTTTTTGGTTACCGCACAAAAAGACCGTGTATTAGGCGATTTCGGAGGTGTGTTTACATTCGGTGGGAATTTAATGGAACGTAAATCAACAGGTGTTAGCAATTCTGTTAGTGCTTTAACAGTGCCTGATTTATTCTGGTTGACAAATTCAACCGACTCAAACAGAAGTATCAGTCAGACTTATACTCATCGTAAGACCAATTCATTGTATGGTACACTGGGAGTTAACTATGACGGTTGGGCATTTTTGGATTTGACAGGACGTAATGATTGGTCCTCTACTTTGAGTAAGAGCAACCGTTCGTTCTTTTATCCTTCTATCAGTGCTTCATGGGTAATCAGTGATATGATTAATAACCGGGGAAAGGGAATGCCCGAGTGGTTTACATATGCCAAGGCTCGTGTATCTTTTGCACAGGTAGGTAATGACCTCGATCCTTATCAATTATATAACGTATATGGTATTGGATCTATCTATGAAACAGGAGGTACGAGTGCGTCTGTGTCTGGTAGTACCTTATTTAATGAAGATGTACGTAGCGAATTGATTTCATCTTGGGAAGCCGGTGCCGAAGTCCGTTTCTTCAATAATCGTCTAGGGTTAGATGTGGCTTGGTATAAATCAAACGCTAAACGTCAGTTGCTAAATTTACCTATGAACTCATTGTCTGGATTTAGTTCAATGAAAATTAATGCTGGTAATATTCAGAATTCAGGTGTAGAAATCATGTTGAATGCTACTCCGGTACAAACTAAAGAATTTACTTGGGACACTCAAGTGAATTTCTCTACCAACAAAAACAAGATTATAGAACTAGCTGATGGTATTAACGAATATACTTTAGGTACCTATGATAATTTAAAGATTTTGGCTGTTGCTGGAGGTAATTATGGTGAAATTTGGGGTACTACTTATCTGCGGGTGACTGATGAGAATAGTCCTTATTATGGAAAAATGTTGTTGAATGATGCCGGTTTGCCACAAGGTGACTCAAAAATACAAAAGATTGGTGATCAACAAGCTACTTGTTTGGTAGGATGGACCAATACATTCTCTTACAAGAATTTTACATTGAGTTTCTTGGTAGACGCACGTATCGGTGGTGAAATTTTTTCTGGTTCAAACCGAATGTTGCAAGCCAATGGTGTGGCAGCATGTACTGTGGTAAACGGTAAACGCGATAAATTTGTAGTAGATGGGGTTATTGCAGACGGAAACGGGGGCTATTCACCTAGCACCATCGAAGTAGAACCACAATCTTATTGGACGGCCGTAACTGGATCAACTGGTAATATGGGTATTGGTGAAGCTAATTTGTATGATGCAACGAATGTTCGTTTACGTAATGTTTCCTTAAACTATACTTTCCCCCGGAAGATGCTTGCAAAAGGTCCGTTCCAGCAAGTTAAGTTAGGGATGTCTTGCAACAATGTTTGGATGATTCATAGTAATCTGCATGGCATAGACCCCGAATCCGTGTTTGCTACCAGTACCAATGCAACCGGATTTGAGAATGCGTCATCACCAACATCACGTACCTTCTTGTTTAATGTAACACTTGGTTTCTAA
- a CDS encoding SusD/RagB family nutrient-binding outer membrane lipoprotein encodes MKKVNKLLFSLVMGAALMGGATSCDDFEEINFSPSAAGESYIHPDYALNKSFYEAQMDPDIAERVFVYNWASITRIIGDNTMGVTARYSNEYNDRLYSYTSNWVKYATNAINMADVNPGTSEHEQAFFPNVKQFARIWRVMLIADFADSFGPYALDAAQGVNPTFNSVEDVYVFMLTELKEAAAGINTSVEPTETEAKGDPAFGYNAAKWVKLAHSLRLRYAMRLSEVSTSKIDVKAEFADAASKSLLTSADDFFSFPEAGGWSCYEGVMNRPWNDQCISSTMCNLLTGLGDIPVTSYRPDLAPYIKPMNYIGEQYVNHYPVTTDNPTKQLWMDGIPEHLDPRALKVWCLTNDEKAENFPDQGSQGVKNHAEHAMLDPTDPEKKLVKIDAQFTWNGYPAGTRSAWSTETFKFNDVLGSMYDTTPMLGKQYRDNTARRIWMSPWETYFLLAEGALRGWTNSISAKEAYENGVRANFEYLGLSQYVNQYLASTSYNRVGTSVNFDHTVEPVSFEADYVNGYTKQAGKMTYNYPDASKILYKGGALNDQLTKIITQKYIANVPYGVVEMWNDRRRLGLPFFEIPANEGTLTGSDMEKYIQASEWKNGQKWYHYTQRMRYPTALENADKEQYQNALQLLGAEDNTMMTPLWWAIK; translated from the coding sequence ATGAAAAAAGTAAATAAATTATTATTCAGTCTGGTAATGGGTGCTGCTTTGATGGGAGGTGCCACATCATGTGATGACTTTGAGGAAATCAATTTTAGTCCCTCTGCAGCAGGCGAATCATATATTCATCCGGACTATGCACTGAATAAATCTTTTTATGAGGCGCAAATGGACCCGGATATTGCAGAACGTGTATTTGTGTATAACTGGGCTTCCATTACACGAATTATTGGTGATAACACTATGGGAGTAACCGCCCGTTATAGCAATGAGTATAACGACAGATTGTATAGTTATACCTCCAATTGGGTAAAATATGCCACCAATGCCATCAATATGGCAGATGTAAATCCGGGAACTTCCGAACATGAACAGGCTTTCTTTCCTAATGTAAAACAATTTGCTCGTATTTGGCGTGTTATGCTGATTGCAGATTTTGCTGATTCTTTTGGTCCATATGCTTTGGACGCTGCTCAAGGTGTCAATCCGACATTCAACAGCGTAGAAGATGTTTATGTATTCATGTTGACCGAATTAAAAGAAGCAGCCGCTGGAATTAACACGTCTGTAGAACCTACAGAAACAGAAGCTAAAGGAGATCCTGCTTTTGGATACAATGCTGCAAAATGGGTCAAATTGGCTCACAGCCTCCGCTTACGTTATGCCATGCGCCTGTCCGAAGTATCTACTTCAAAAATCGATGTCAAGGCTGAATTTGCGGATGCTGCATCCAAAAGTTTGTTGACTTCTGCAGATGATTTCTTTTCGTTTCCAGAGGCAGGCGGATGGTCTTGTTATGAAGGTGTAATGAATCGTCCTTGGAATGACCAATGTATTTCTTCTACTATGTGTAATCTGTTAACTGGTTTAGGAGATATTCCTGTAACCAGTTATCGTCCGGACTTGGCGCCTTACATCAAGCCTATGAATTATATTGGTGAACAATACGTAAATCATTATCCGGTAACTACTGATAATCCAACCAAACAATTGTGGATGGATGGTATTCCTGAACATCTTGATCCGCGTGCTTTGAAAGTATGGTGTTTAACGAATGATGAAAAAGCTGAAAATTTTCCAGATCAAGGTTCGCAAGGCGTTAAGAATCATGCAGAACATGCCATGCTGGATCCGACTGATCCTGAAAAAAAACTAGTAAAGATTGACGCTCAGTTCACATGGAATGGTTATCCGGCAGGTACTCGTTCCGCATGGAGTACTGAGACATTCAAATTCAATGATGTTTTAGGCAGTATGTATGATACTACTCCAATGCTGGGTAAACAATATCGTGATAACACCGCCAGACGTATCTGGATGTCACCATGGGAAACCTATTTTTTGTTGGCCGAAGGTGCTTTAAGAGGATGGACCAACTCCATCAGCGCTAAAGAAGCGTATGAAAACGGTGTACGTGCCAATTTCGAATACCTTGGCCTAAGTCAATATGTAAATCAATATCTGGCATCTACCAGCTATAACCGTGTAGGTACTTCAGTAAATTTTGATCATACCGTAGAACCGGTTTCTTTTGAAGCTGATTATGTGAATGGTTATACCAAGCAAGCTGGAAAAATGACTTATAATTATCCAGACGCCAGTAAGATTTTATACAAAGGTGGTGCTTTGAATGACCAACTAACCAAGATCATTACACAAAAGTATATTGCTAATGTGCCTTATGGAGTAGTTGAAATGTGGAATGACCGTCGTCGTTTAGGATTGCCTTTCTTTGAAATTCCAGCTAATGAAGGTACACTGACCGGTTCTGACATGGAGAAATATATTCAGGCTTCAGAATGGAAAAATGGTCAGAAATGGTATCATTATACACAACGTATGCGGTATCCGACAGCATTAGAAAACGCAGATAAAGAACAATACCAAAATGCATTGCAATTATTAGGTGCAGAAGACAATACAATGATGACGCCACTTTGGTGGGCTATCAAATAA